The following proteins come from a genomic window of Aspergillus oryzae RIB40 DNA, chromosome 4:
- a CDS encoding mitofusin complex protein UGO1 (predicted protein), whose product MASSREGLNPLRPYYSPPSMGLEASNAASSPPDASSAHVFGSSARDLLSDLDYSDYLENSPSVSSWIKDALDRALWKYTSLLTAQPFDVAKTILQAYVVPDSQDGQWLLDGHRRQSSGARSDPYGEEGDEEEEDGVDALSSDDESSYFTSTAPAASSPSNSRSRKARRHITDRSGYIQASTPSSRNALKIKNPGSLMDVLSQLWTTSGPTSPWKATNATFIYSLLLPTLNTFIRSLLSAIVGLPEDDISSSMTADILTSTSPIATLVLSFISTSLSALILSPIDTARTLLILTPVTHGPRSLIRAIRQIPTPNCTVPPHLVPITILHSSLPNFIMTTTPLFLKSYLSLDPVLNPSMWNLFTFMGSGLELAVRFPLETVLRRAQIATFTSPSLRQQSTSGLRSAKPSEATTEAPEVETIVPTPSTYRGIVGTMWGIVYEEGVQPNPEAEKAQALFNKPIALRKRQGQGIHGLYRGWRIGMWGIAGIWGASFLGSAGAIAEDGAMPSGGRF is encoded by the exons ATGGCATCTTCTCGTGAAGGGCTCAATCCTCTGCGCCCTTATTACTCTCCCCCCTCCATGGGCCTGGAGGCCTCCAACGCCGCTTCATCCCCTCCAGATGCGTCATCGGCCCATGTTTTTGGAAGCTCTGCCCGCGACTTGCTGTCCGACTTGGACTACTCGGATTATTTAGAGAACTCTCCCTCGGTATCAAGCTGGATCAAAGATGCCTTGGACCGTGCACTTTGGAAATATACCAGTCTCTTGACTGCACAACCGTTTGACGTCGCGAAGACCATTCTACAGGCCTATGTCGTGCCCGACAGTCAGGATGGACAGTGGCTTCTGGATGGCCATCGGAGGCAAAGTTCGGGTGCTCGGAGCGATCCCTATGGCGAGGAaggggacgaagaagaagaagatggagtt GATGCGCTATCTTCAGACGATGAGAGCAGTTACTTCACATCGACAGCACCTGCAGCCTCGTCGCCGTCAAACTCACGATCTCGAAAAGCCCGACGCCATATCACTGATCGAAGCGGTTACATTCAAGCCTCAACCCCATCGTCCCGGAACGCTTTGAAAATCAAAAACCCAGGCTCTCTGATGGATGTACTTTCCCAGTTGTGGACCACCAGTGGACCAACATCCCCATGGAAAGCAACCAATGCCACATTTATCTACTCTCTACTCCTCCCAACATTGAACACATTCATTCGCAGTCTCCTGTCAGCTATTGTGGGGCTACCAGAAGATGATATCTCATCCTCTATGACAGCGGACATTCTGACTTCGACCTCTCCAATCGCCACCTTGGTCCTGTCATTCATCTCTACATCCTTGTCTGCATTGATCCTCTCCCCGATTGATACAGCCCGCACACTCCTCATTCTTACACCCGTCACTCATGGACCCCGCTCCCTTATACGAGCCATTCGACAAATTCCAACTCCTAACTGCACGGTACCCCCTCATCTAGTGCCAATCACGATCCTCCATTCCAGTTTGCCCAACTTCATAATGACCACCACTCCGCTCTTCCTGAAATCGTACCTGTCTCTTGACCCCGTCCTCAACCCGTCCATGTGGAACTTGTTTACCTTCATGGGGTCCGGTTTAGAACTGGCAGTCCGGTTCCCTCTGGAAACTGTGCTGCGTCGCGCACAGATCGCTACTTTCACGTCCCCAAGCCTCCGCCAACAGTCTACTAGTGGGCTGCGTTCTGCAAAGCCCTCAGAGGCTACCACTGAAGCTCCTGAGGTCGAAACCATCGTTCCGACACCCAGTACATATAGGGGTATTGTCGGAACGATGTGGGGTATTGTATACGAGGAGGGTGTTCAACCGAACCCagaggctgagaaggcaCAGGCCTTATTCAACAAGCCCATTGCGCTGAGGAAACGGCAAGGCCAGGGAATTCATGGCCTCTATCGCGGCTG
- a CDS encoding ferredoxin family 2Fe-2S iron-sulfur cluster binding protein (ferredoxin): MSFWRETFLNLRHAVPKTVPGDRACRAQSKRLLTYSSQSPRVTAPNQYSLYAKRPGYSVSQRRVWNGLNPQCRSFSASAGVQHGHITPPKPGEELNISFIDKDGEKYDFQVSEGDNLLDIAQANDLEMEGACGGSCACSTCHVIVEDPDMFDKMEEPSDDENDMLDLAFGLTETSRLGCQVIMSKELDGLVVRLPSMTRNLQASDFEPKK; this comes from the exons ATGTCGTTCTGGAGAGAAACTTTCCTTAATTTGCGTCATGCCGTGCCGAAGACTGTCCCCGGAGATCGCGCATGCCGCGCCCAATCGAAACGGCTTCTTACTTATTCCTCACAGAGTCCTCGAGTGACTGCCCCGAACCAGTACTCGTTGTACGCTAAGAGACCCGGGTATAGTGTGAGTCAACGGCGGGTATGGAACGGATTGAACCCTCAATGCCGAAGCTTTTCGGCCTCCGCGGGAGTTCAGCATGGCCATATCACACCTCCGAAACCCGGAGAGGA GctcaacatctctttcaTTGACAAGGATGGTGAGAAGTACGACTTCCAGGTATCCGAGGGGGACAATTTGTTAGACATTGCGCAGGCCAATGATCTTGAGATGGAAG GAGCTTGCGGCGGTTCATGCGCCTGCTCGACATGCCATGTCATTGTGGAGGACCCCGACATGTTCGacaagatggaagaaccaTCCGACGACGAAAACGACATGCTGGATTTGGCATTCGGGCTGACAGAGACATCTCGGTTGGGTTGTCAAGTTATCATGAGCAAGGAGCTTGACGGACTAGTTGTCCGTCTGCCCTCTATGACCAGGAACTTGCAGGCGAGTGACTTCGAGCCCAAGAAATAA